TGCTGCGCTTCACGCAGTTTGGCCGCCTTGTCGAGCTTGCTGAGCGAAGCATCCTGCCGGATCTGCTTCAATTTCTCCTTTTGTTCCTGCAGGAGCGTCTTGACCTTGGCCTTTTGGTCGGCGGTCAGATCCAGCTCTACCCCCAATTCCTTGAGTTTCTGGGCGGCTTTGGGTTTTGCAGCCGGTTCCGCTGGCGTGTCTGCGGCCAGCACTGGCGAAGCGGCCAACAGCCCCAAGGCCAGACTGGCACCCCAACACCAAATCAACGATTTATGCTTCATCATATCACGTTATTCCTCACACTTTTCATGGTCAGTCACTGGTTGACCATCAGCCAGTGCCCCATTCATTCCAATTGACGCGGGCGGCGGGCGAAGTGTTACCATTTTTTGCCTCCGGATGGTCGCCCCGATTTTCCTGATTTCTGCTATTTACAGATTGACAGTTTATTTTATAGTCGCCGCTCGTTTATTGTGATGATTATGCGCAATTCTCTGCATGTTGCCGTAGTCGGCGCGACGGGAGCCGTCGGCGTCGAGATGGTCAAGACTTTGGAACGCCGCCAATTCCCGGTGGCCAGACTGACCTTGCTGGCCTCGGCCCGCTCGGTGGGCAAAACGCTGAAGTATCGCGGTGAAGATATGCCGGTGACGGAATTGAAAAAGGACTCCTTCAAAGGGGTGGACATTGCCTTGTTCAGCGCCGGCAGCAGCATTTCCAAGGAGTATGCGCCCCTGGCTGCCGCGGCTGGCTGCGTGGTGGTGGACAATTCAAGCTGCTTTCGCATGGATGACCAGGTGCCGCTGGTGGTGCCGGAGATCAATGCCGCCGATGTCAAACTGCACAAGGGCATCATTGCCAATCCCAACTGCACCACCGCCATCACGCTTATGGCCCTGTACCCGCTGCACGCGGCATTTGGCTGCACACGCATTTTTGCCTCCAGCTATCAGGCCGTGTCCGGCACCGGGGCCAAGGCCATCGAAGAACTGCGGCGCCAGGTGAATCAGATCGTGAAGGGCGATCCCGTCACCAAAGAAGTGTACCCGCATCAAATTGCCTTCAATGTGCTGCCGCATGTGGATTCGTTTCTGCCCAACGGCTACACCAAGGAGGAGATGAAGATGCAGAACGAGGGCCGCAAAATCATGCATCATCCCACTTTCCGGGCCAGCGTCACCTGCGTGCGCGTGCCGGTTTACCGGGCGCATTCCGTGGCCGTTAGCGCGGAGTTTGAAAAGCCGGTCACTGTGGCGGCCGCGCGGGAGGTGCTGAGCCGGGCCCCCGGTCTGGACGTGGTGGATGACCCGGAAAACAAGAAATACCCCATGCCGTTGTTCACCGCCGAGAAGGACAACTGCGAGGTGGGCCGCCTGCGCCAGGATTGCGCTTTGGACAACGGCCTCTGTTTCTGGGTTTCGGGAGACCAGTTGTTGAAGGGGGCGGCACTCAACGCCGTGCAGATCGCG
This is a stretch of genomic DNA from Verrucomicrobiia bacterium. It encodes these proteins:
- a CDS encoding aspartate-semialdehyde dehydrogenase, producing MRNSLHVAVVGATGAVGVEMVKTLERRQFPVARLTLLASARSVGKTLKYRGEDMPVTELKKDSFKGVDIALFSAGSSISKEYAPLAAAAGCVVVDNSSCFRMDDQVPLVVPEINAADVKLHKGIIANPNCTTAITLMALYPLHAAFGCTRIFASSYQAVSGTGAKAIEELRRQVNQIVKGDPVTKEVYPHQIAFNVLPHVDSFLPNGYTKEEMKMQNEGRKIMHHPTFRASVTCVRVPVYRAHSVAVSAEFEKPVTVAAAREVLSRAPGLDVVDDPENKKYPMPLFTAEKDNCEVGRLRQDCALDNGLCFWVSGDQLLKGAALNAVQIAEELLKL